A window of Gloeocapsopsis sp. IPPAS B-1203 genomic DNA:
CTGCTGGAGTACCAACACGACCAAAAGGCGATCGCATTGCCAGTTGATCGCGAAATTCTGCACTCATCCAACCCGTATCTGTCGCGCCAGGATCGACTGCATTAACTGTAATACCTTTCTCTGCCAAACTAGCACTTAAACTGATTGTTAGTGCCTCAATGGCTCCTTTAGTAATTGCATAAGGGAGATTCTTTGGCATTGGTGCTATTTGACCAGAAGTTAGATTGATAATTCTACCGCCATCGCGTCCATCGTGACGCTGCGCAAATTCTTGACATAACAGTGTAGTTCCCCGTACATTCACTGCATAGTGTGTATCAAGTAAATCAGCAGATAGCGAGTAGATATCAACTTGTTCATCGTATGCTGCATTGTTCACTAAAATATCCACCGAACCCAGTAAATTTTCTACTTGTTCAAATAATTGTTTTGGTATCTCTGATTCAGCAAGATTCGCTTCCAATCCAGCAGCTTTTACTTGATAAGATTGCAGCATGGTAACAATTTCTTCTGCTTCTCGATCGCGACTTCCCCAAGGCATCAAAGCATCGTAAGGACGATAATAAGTTGTAAAAACATTCGCCCCAGCTTCAGCTAAAGCACGCGCGATCGCGAACCCAATACCTTGAATGCGACTCACTCCCGTCACTAAAGCCACCTT
This region includes:
- a CDS encoding SDR family oxidoreductase, with translation MIDYGLSNKVALVTGVSRIQGIGFAIARALAEAGANVFTTYYRPYDALMPWGSRDREAEEIVTMLQSYQVKAAGLEANLAESEIPKQLFEQVENLLGSVDILVNNAAYDEQVDIYSLSADLLDTHYAVNVRGTTLLCQEFAQRHDGRDGGRIINLTSGQIAPMPKNLPYAITKGAIEALTISLSASLAEKGITVNAVDPGATDTGWMSAEFRDQLAMRSPFGRVGTPADAAHIILFLASAQAQWITGQIIRSRGGL